One Anguilla rostrata isolate EN2019 chromosome 15, ASM1855537v3, whole genome shotgun sequence genomic window carries:
- the pgap1 gene encoding GPI inositol-deacylase isoform X2: MKIATVAFYGCTLGLLAMGLRELLSGFEENRCSMTYMFEYPEYRRVHLPQRVAQRYPGYGLYLYGEGLYAQETRGLKLSGAPVLFLPGNAGSYKQARSLGSVALRKAEAMDNKFHLNVFTVDFNEELVALYGGSLYRQTHFLHECIKAILRLYRKQAQPPRSVVLVGHSMGGVVARALFTLPRFSPQLVSLILTQASPHSAPVLPLDTQLLEFYSAVKGRWYSGATDVHNVTVLSVGGGYRDYQVRSGLTALPCPAGDPNKLSLVATAVPRTWVSTDHLSIVWCKELVLATVRAFFDLIDPDTRQFTDDPVLRMTVLRHHFVRHPVRLLGVQEDTHIRFSGPADAWTEVNTLRLAYSSPKEPRVKYFLFALSSRRKAYSHFYCRSSNMEMTSWLYGCTRMEGSMCVQGVDLSWETELLPAYKAITVKLSDLSSISHLVIGASNLSGKQFSVECEWLILESRTVTVPVPHVLSFGLTVSDVTLSSSGLFHNIQLQHFHQVYQAFRITIVGQCKAAKDRLPSVYRLTVPWFREDSFSTASLPSVTEIAAMLHTSRPGNTSSALLQLHTAPNCQYKIFVRTSFPKVLGQVLRFCGSTLPVYTAVGLLLALEGQLKALVRTGHPMKMSEAVGGVALPIKVELPVYLLHLLLRLSWFQEGWTALWLPPVDGLPLSSLDAGGGDSEPSDWPAPEEEWTRLLSLVLCVLGVTVAFWGSTLLQLFLRMLSLVLAPLHRPSASRDGGTLHPWLQLLLIPSLGLLGWATCGALALTAAFLLHLYRVLRLQMSKRTLENVLNLAPQQQNGEKEKDSGDAVGQSCSKECNGAPLLSESALQEVTDDLQLHLSLSALLTVPLMLNAPSLLHWARSLRYSVRLDPDPCWPFALPLLTATILLVNCNTLILRRSKLLALSSHILLPLCIAMVTFSMLHLYRVTHFLCVPLALLALAWRL, from the exons ATGAAAATCGCCACTGTGGCCTTCTATGGTTGTACCCTGGGGCTTTTGGCGATGGGGCTACGTGAGCTGCTATCGGGGTTCGAGGAAAACAGATGCAGCATGACCTACATGTTCGAATACCCCGAGTACCGG CGTGTGCACCTGCCCCAGCGCGTGGCTCAGCGGTATCCGGGATACGGGCTTTACCTGTACGGAGAGGGCCTCTACGCTCAGGAGACGCGGGGCCTGAAGCTCAGTGGCGCCCCTGTCCTCTTTCTCCCAGGAAATGCAGGCAGCTACAAGCAAG CTCGGTCCCTGGGTTCAGTGGCCCTTCGGAAAGCAGAAGCCATGGATAACAAGTTCCACCTAAACGTTTTCACTGTTGACTTCAACGAGGAGCTGGTGGCGCTGTACGGCGGGAGCCTGTACAGGCAGACGCACTTCCTGCACGAGTGCATCAAGGCCATCCTGCGGCTGTACAGG AAGCAGGCCCAGCCCCCGCGGAGCGTGGTGCTGGTGGGACACTCCATGGGGGGCGTGGTGGCCCGGGCGCTCTTCACCTTGCCCCGCTTCAGCCCCCAGCTGGTCAGCCTCATCCTGACCCAGGCGTCCCCCCACAGCGCCCCCGTGCTGCCCCTGGACACCCAGCTGCTCG AGTTTTACTCTGCAGTGAAGGGCCGCTGGTACAGTGGTGCGACGGACGTGCACAACGTGACGGTGCTATCAGTTGGGGGCGGTTACCGTGACTACCAGGTGCGCTCAGGCCTGactgccctgccctgtccaGCGGGGGACCCCAACAAGCTCTCCCTAGTG gCCACAGCTGTCCCCAGGACTTGGGTGTCAACGGACCACCTCTCCATTGTGTG gtgcaAGGAGTTGGTTCTTGCTACGGTACGGGCATTCTTTGACCTCATCGATCCAGACACAAGACAG TTCACAGATGACCCTGTGCTGAGAATGACTGTGCTGAGGCATCACTTCGTCAGGCACCCTGTGCGGCTGCTGGGAGTCCAGGAGGACACTCACATCAGATTCTCCG GTCCTGCCGACGCCTGGACGGAGGTGAACACGCTGCGACTGGCCTACAGCAGCCCTAAG gagCCGCGAGTGAAGTACTTCCTCTTCGCCCTCTCCAGTCGCAGAAAAGCCTACAGCCACTTCTACTGTCGCAGCAGCAACATG GAGATGACAAGCTGGCTCTATGGCTGCACTCGGATGGAGGGCTCCATGTG tgTGCAGGGTGTAGACCTTTCCTGGGAAACAGAGCTGCTGCCGGCCTACAAG gcaatTACAGTGAAGCTCAGCGATCTATCCTCCATCTCTCACCTGGTCATCGGTGCCTCCAACCTCAGTGGGAAGCAG TTCAGCGTGGAGTGCGAGTGGCTCATCCTGGAGTCTCGGACCGTGACCGTACCTGTCCCTCATGTGCTGTCCTTCG GTTTGACggtcagtgatgtcactctgAGCTCATCTGGGCTGTTTCACAACATTCAGCTTCAGCACTTCCACCAg GTCTATCAGGCTTTCAGGATCACCATCGTGGGCCAGTGCAAAGCTGCCAAAG ACAGACTGCCCAGTGTGTACAGACTGACAGTGCCGTGGTTCAGAGAAGATTCCTTCAGTACAGCCAG TTTACCGTCGGTTACAGAGATCGCTGCCATGCTGCACACCAGTCGCCCAGGCAACACATCCAGCGCTCTGCTTCAACTCCACACAGCCCCCAACTGCCAGTACAAG ATCTTTGTGAGGACCTCCTTTCCCAAGGTGCTGGGGCAG GTCCTGAGGTTCTGTGGATCCACCCTGCCTGTCTACACTGCAGTGGGGCTTCTGCTGGCTTTAGAGGGACAGCTGAAGGCCCTTGTGAGGACTG GTCATCCGATGAAGATGAGCGAGGCTGTGGGCGGAGTTGCTCTGCCCATTAAGGTGGAGCTGCCCGTCTacctgctgcacctgctgcTCAG GCTCAGCTGGTTCCAGGAGGGTTGGACAGCTCTCTGGCTCCCCCCTGTGGACGGCCTGCCGCTGTCGTCGCTGGACGCTGGAGGCGGGGACTCGGAGCCCTCTGATTGGCCGGCCCCTGAGGAGGAATGGACCCGCCTCCTGTCGCTGGTCTTATGTGTGCTGGGGGTCACTGTGGCCTTCTGGGGCAGcaccctgctgcagctcttCCTCCGGATGCTCTCCCTGGTCCTGGCCCCGTTGCACAG GCCCAGTGCGTCCCGGGACGGGGGAACGCTACACCCCTGGCTCCAGCTGCTGCTCATCCCCTCCCTGGGTCTGCTGGGCTGGGCCACCTGCGGGGCCCTGGCCCTCACCGCCGCCTTCCTGCTCCACCTGTACCGG GTGCTTCGGCTGCAGATGTCAAAGCGGACGCTGGAGAACGTTTTGAACCTG GCTCCCcagcagcagaacggagagaaagagaaagactcAGGGGACGCTGTGGGTCAGAGCTGCTCAAAAGAATGTAACGGCGCCCCCCTGCTGTCGGAGTCAGCGCTGCAGGAGGTGACAGATGACCTGCAGCTGCACCTGAGTCTGTCTGCTTTACTGACTGTGCCCCTGATGCTGAACGCTCCATCACTGCTCCACTGGGCCCGGAGCCTGAg GTATTCTGTACGGTTGGATCctgacccctgctggccatTTGCACTTCCTCTGCTCACCGCCACTATTCTGTTAGTCAACTGCAACACACTAATACTGCGCCGCAG TAAACTGCTGGCCCTGAGCTCCCACATCCTGCTGCCCCTGTGCATCGCCATGGTGACCTTCTCCATGCTACATCTCTACCGTGTGACACACTTTCTGTGCGTGCCGCTGGCCCTACTGGCCCTGGCCTGGCGCCTGTGA
- the pgap1 gene encoding GPI inositol-deacylase isoform X1, translating into MKIATVAFYGCTLGLLAMGLRELLSGFEENRCSMTYMFEYPEYRRVHLPQRVAQRYPGYGLYLYGEGLYAQETRGLKLSGAPVLFLPGNAGSYKQARSLGSVALRKAEAMDNKFHLNVFTVDFNEELVALYGGSLYRQTHFLHECIKAILRLYRKQAQPPRSVVLVGHSMGGVVARALFTLPRFSPQLVSLILTQASPHSAPVLPLDTQLLEFYSAVKGRWYSGATDVHNVTVLSVGGGYRDYQVRSGLTALPCPAGDPNKLSLVATAVPRTWVSTDHLSIVWCKELVLATVRAFFDLIDPDTRQFTDDPVLRMTVLRHHFVRHPVRLLGVQEDTHIRFSGPADAWTEVNTLRLAYSSPKEPRVKYFLFALSSRRKAYSHFYCRSSNMEMTSWLYGCTRMEGSMCVQGVDLSWETELLPAYKAITVKLSDLSSISHLVIGASNLSGKQFSVECEWLILESRTVTVPVPHVLSFGLTVSDVTLSSSGLFHNIQLQHFHQVYQAFRITIVGQCKAAKDRLPSVYRLTVPWFREDSFSTARLDLLPSVTEIAAMLHTSRPGNTSSALLQLHTAPNCQYKIFVRTSFPKVLGQVLRFCGSTLPVYTAVGLLLALEGQLKALVRTGHPMKMSEAVGGVALPIKVELPVYLLHLLLRLSWFQEGWTALWLPPVDGLPLSSLDAGGGDSEPSDWPAPEEEWTRLLSLVLCVLGVTVAFWGSTLLQLFLRMLSLVLAPLHRPSASRDGGTLHPWLQLLLIPSLGLLGWATCGALALTAAFLLHLYRVLRLQMSKRTLENVLNLAPQQQNGEKEKDSGDAVGQSCSKECNGAPLLSESALQEVTDDLQLHLSLSALLTVPLMLNAPSLLHWARSLRYSVRLDPDPCWPFALPLLTATILLVNCNTLILRRSKLLALSSHILLPLCIAMVTFSMLHLYRVTHFLCVPLALLALAWRL; encoded by the exons ATGAAAATCGCCACTGTGGCCTTCTATGGTTGTACCCTGGGGCTTTTGGCGATGGGGCTACGTGAGCTGCTATCGGGGTTCGAGGAAAACAGATGCAGCATGACCTACATGTTCGAATACCCCGAGTACCGG CGTGTGCACCTGCCCCAGCGCGTGGCTCAGCGGTATCCGGGATACGGGCTTTACCTGTACGGAGAGGGCCTCTACGCTCAGGAGACGCGGGGCCTGAAGCTCAGTGGCGCCCCTGTCCTCTTTCTCCCAGGAAATGCAGGCAGCTACAAGCAAG CTCGGTCCCTGGGTTCAGTGGCCCTTCGGAAAGCAGAAGCCATGGATAACAAGTTCCACCTAAACGTTTTCACTGTTGACTTCAACGAGGAGCTGGTGGCGCTGTACGGCGGGAGCCTGTACAGGCAGACGCACTTCCTGCACGAGTGCATCAAGGCCATCCTGCGGCTGTACAGG AAGCAGGCCCAGCCCCCGCGGAGCGTGGTGCTGGTGGGACACTCCATGGGGGGCGTGGTGGCCCGGGCGCTCTTCACCTTGCCCCGCTTCAGCCCCCAGCTGGTCAGCCTCATCCTGACCCAGGCGTCCCCCCACAGCGCCCCCGTGCTGCCCCTGGACACCCAGCTGCTCG AGTTTTACTCTGCAGTGAAGGGCCGCTGGTACAGTGGTGCGACGGACGTGCACAACGTGACGGTGCTATCAGTTGGGGGCGGTTACCGTGACTACCAGGTGCGCTCAGGCCTGactgccctgccctgtccaGCGGGGGACCCCAACAAGCTCTCCCTAGTG gCCACAGCTGTCCCCAGGACTTGGGTGTCAACGGACCACCTCTCCATTGTGTG gtgcaAGGAGTTGGTTCTTGCTACGGTACGGGCATTCTTTGACCTCATCGATCCAGACACAAGACAG TTCACAGATGACCCTGTGCTGAGAATGACTGTGCTGAGGCATCACTTCGTCAGGCACCCTGTGCGGCTGCTGGGAGTCCAGGAGGACACTCACATCAGATTCTCCG GTCCTGCCGACGCCTGGACGGAGGTGAACACGCTGCGACTGGCCTACAGCAGCCCTAAG gagCCGCGAGTGAAGTACTTCCTCTTCGCCCTCTCCAGTCGCAGAAAAGCCTACAGCCACTTCTACTGTCGCAGCAGCAACATG GAGATGACAAGCTGGCTCTATGGCTGCACTCGGATGGAGGGCTCCATGTG tgTGCAGGGTGTAGACCTTTCCTGGGAAACAGAGCTGCTGCCGGCCTACAAG gcaatTACAGTGAAGCTCAGCGATCTATCCTCCATCTCTCACCTGGTCATCGGTGCCTCCAACCTCAGTGGGAAGCAG TTCAGCGTGGAGTGCGAGTGGCTCATCCTGGAGTCTCGGACCGTGACCGTACCTGTCCCTCATGTGCTGTCCTTCG GTTTGACggtcagtgatgtcactctgAGCTCATCTGGGCTGTTTCACAACATTCAGCTTCAGCACTTCCACCAg GTCTATCAGGCTTTCAGGATCACCATCGTGGGCCAGTGCAAAGCTGCCAAAG ACAGACTGCCCAGTGTGTACAGACTGACAGTGCCGTGGTTCAGAGAAGATTCCTTCAGTACAGCCAGGTTAGatct TTTACCGTCGGTTACAGAGATCGCTGCCATGCTGCACACCAGTCGCCCAGGCAACACATCCAGCGCTCTGCTTCAACTCCACACAGCCCCCAACTGCCAGTACAAG ATCTTTGTGAGGACCTCCTTTCCCAAGGTGCTGGGGCAG GTCCTGAGGTTCTGTGGATCCACCCTGCCTGTCTACACTGCAGTGGGGCTTCTGCTGGCTTTAGAGGGACAGCTGAAGGCCCTTGTGAGGACTG GTCATCCGATGAAGATGAGCGAGGCTGTGGGCGGAGTTGCTCTGCCCATTAAGGTGGAGCTGCCCGTCTacctgctgcacctgctgcTCAG GCTCAGCTGGTTCCAGGAGGGTTGGACAGCTCTCTGGCTCCCCCCTGTGGACGGCCTGCCGCTGTCGTCGCTGGACGCTGGAGGCGGGGACTCGGAGCCCTCTGATTGGCCGGCCCCTGAGGAGGAATGGACCCGCCTCCTGTCGCTGGTCTTATGTGTGCTGGGGGTCACTGTGGCCTTCTGGGGCAGcaccctgctgcagctcttCCTCCGGATGCTCTCCCTGGTCCTGGCCCCGTTGCACAG GCCCAGTGCGTCCCGGGACGGGGGAACGCTACACCCCTGGCTCCAGCTGCTGCTCATCCCCTCCCTGGGTCTGCTGGGCTGGGCCACCTGCGGGGCCCTGGCCCTCACCGCCGCCTTCCTGCTCCACCTGTACCGG GTGCTTCGGCTGCAGATGTCAAAGCGGACGCTGGAGAACGTTTTGAACCTG GCTCCCcagcagcagaacggagagaaagagaaagactcAGGGGACGCTGTGGGTCAGAGCTGCTCAAAAGAATGTAACGGCGCCCCCCTGCTGTCGGAGTCAGCGCTGCAGGAGGTGACAGATGACCTGCAGCTGCACCTGAGTCTGTCTGCTTTACTGACTGTGCCCCTGATGCTGAACGCTCCATCACTGCTCCACTGGGCCCGGAGCCTGAg GTATTCTGTACGGTTGGATCctgacccctgctggccatTTGCACTTCCTCTGCTCACCGCCACTATTCTGTTAGTCAACTGCAACACACTAATACTGCGCCGCAG TAAACTGCTGGCCCTGAGCTCCCACATCCTGCTGCCCCTGTGCATCGCCATGGTGACCTTCTCCATGCTACATCTCTACCGTGTGACACACTTTCTGTGCGTGCCGCTGGCCCTACTGGCCCTGGCCTGGCGCCTGTGA
- the gtf3c3 gene encoding general transcription factor 3C polypeptide 3, which yields MSGFNPELIDYLEGKISFEEFEKRREERKSKEKAGSDEDDAVPPDDAVPSTSRVPRRTRKRQAEGVEEGVSPSVHKAFSSMLQQEDEELMEEDEDDDEEEDNDDDGEGGVEEEEEEEEEEEEAAGEDEDEERIELPSAGDVFALEMELNRENKKMMRERRNRSKLPRALRGLMGEANIRYARGDKEDAITMCMEIIRQAPLAYEPFSTLAMIYEDQGDMEKSLQFGLIAAHLNPSDCEEWVKLADMSLEQDNIKQAIICYSKAIKYDSSNVRYLWERSKLYEQIGEHKLAMDGYRRLLSLLPPTDGEHFMQLSRDMAKSYYETCDLPAAIGVIEEALSRHPDLVTHECVNMAAELYIVNRQHAKALQVLLQFCGIVLQRDGSKQEAAGGRPDEAGESEPEKPEGEKPQEEEEGEVQGVQIPEHIPVDIRIKLMVCLIHQHIFKPLGPMLTALMEQSPEELGDLYLDVAEAFLDEGEYSSALPLLSALVCSERYNLAVVWLRHAECLKALGHMEVAVKSYSKVVEMAPLHLEARLTLSTLQQQLGHPEQALQALESMHDPDTLAQDSTAAQQELKLLLHRSTLLNSQGRLEDYMDTVLTMLAMLLKVAMNRAQVCVVSSSRSGEKHLYLVKVTPDKVSDIDDQEAAYLDVVGKTNVLSKDDWWQLLLRAVCVLCELHRYEEAELLVDSSLEFYSFYDDRVKRKELEYFGLSATMLDRNYRRAYGYIRLMLMDSVDRPQLWNVFNQVTIHSQDVRHHRFCLRLMLKNPENHALCVLNGHNGFVSGSFKHALGQYMQAFRTRPNEPLYNLCIGLTFFHMASQKFVVKRHPLLLQGFSFLTRYSELRGHSQESLYNIGRALQQLGLSHLAIHYYQKALNTPPPSLEGIEDDQVDLRREIAFNLSLIYQASGNKEMVRHLLYTYCTI from the exons ATGTCTGGATTTAACCCGGAACTCATTGACTATTTAGAAGGCAAAATCTCTTTCGAAGAATTTGAGAAACGGAGAGAAGAGCGAAAATCCAAGGAGAAG GCGGGCTCAGATGAAGATGATGCGGTTCCACCTGACGATGCTGTCCCCAGCACGTCCCGTGTCCCCCGGAGAACTCGCAAGCGCCAGGCAG AGGGCGTGGAAGAGGGGGTGAGCCCCAGCGTCCACAAGGCCTTTTCTTCCATGCTTCAGCAGGAAGATGAGGAACTGatggaggaggatgaggatgatgatgaggaggaggacaaCGATGACGACGGAGAAGGAGGTgtagaagaggaagaggaggaggaggaggaggaggaggaggcagcggGAGAGGACGAGGATGAGGAGCGGATAGAGTTGCCCTCCGCTGGGGACGTGTTCGCCCTGGAGATGGAGCTGAATCGAGAGAACAAGAAGATGATGAGG gagAGGCGGAACCGCAGCAAGCTTCCCCGAGCCCTGCGGGGTCTCATGGGAGAGGCCAACATCCGCTACGCCCGTGGGGATAAGGAGGACGCCATCACCATGTGCATGGAGATCATCAGGCAGG CCCCTCTGGCTTATGAACCCTTCTCCACCCTGGCCATGATCTATGAGGACCAGGGCGACATGGAGAAGTCCCTGCAGTTCGGCCTCATCGCCGCTCACCTCAACCCCAGCGACTGCGAGGAGTGGGTGAAGCTGGCCGACATGTCGCTGGAGCAGGACAACATCAAGCAGGCCATCATCTGCTACTCTAAGG CCATTAAGTATGACAGCAGTAACGTGCGCTACCTGTGGGAGCGCTCTAAGCTGTATGAGCAGATAGGGGAGCATAAGCTGGCCATGGATGGATACCGACGCCTCCTCAGCCTGCTGCCCCCTACAGACGGAGAGCACTTCATGCAGCTGTCACGGGACATGGCCAA GAGCTACTATGAGACCTGCGACCTGCCCGCCGCCATCGGGGTGATCGAGGAGGCGCTGTCCCGCCACCCCGACCTCGTCACGCACGAGTGCGTCAACATGGCCGCCGAGCTATACATCGTCAACCGCCAGCACGCCAAGGCCCTGCag GTTCTGCTGCAGTTCTGCGGCATCGTGCTGCAGAGAGACGGGTccaaacaggaagcagcagggGGACGTCCGGACGAGGCCGGAGAGAGCGAGCCAGAGAAACCTGAGGGAGAGAAAccgcaggaggaagaggaag GGGAGGTCCAGGGTGTTCAGATCCCAGAACACATCCCAGTGGACATCAGAATCAAGCTGATGGTCTGCCTGATTCACCAGCACATCTTCAAACCTCTGGGC CCCATGCTGACTGCGCTGATGGAGCAGAGCCCGGAGGAGCTGGGTGATCTGTACCTGGACGTGGCCGAGGCCTTTCTGGACGAGGGGGAGTACAGCTCCGCCCTGCCCCTGCTGTCTGCTCTCGTCTGCTCTGAGAGATACAACCTGGCCGTGGTGTGGCTCCGACACGCGG agtGTCTGAAGGCTCTGGGCCATATGGAGGTAGCGGTGAAGAGCTACAGTAAGGTGGTGGAGATGGCCCCCCTGCACCTGGAGGCCCGCCTCACCCTCtccaccctgcagcagcagctgggccACCCCGAGCAGGCCCTGCAGGCGCTGGAGTCCATGCACGACCCCGACACGCTGGCGCAGGACTCCACCGCCGCTCAGCAg gagcTGAAGCTGCTTCTCCACCGCTCCACCCTGCTGAACTCTCAGGGCCGGTTGGAGGACTACATGGACACAGTGCTGACCATGCTGGCCATGCTGCTCAAG gtggCGATGAACAGggcccaggtgtgtgtggtttccAGCTCTCGCTCTGGAGAGAAGCACCTCTACCTCGTCAAGGTGACCCCAGACAAGGTCTCTGACATCGATGACCAGGAGGCCGCTTACCTGGATGTTGTAG ggaaGACGAATGTGCTGTCGAAGGACGACTGGTGGCAGCTGCTGCTGCGCGCCGTGTGCGTGCTCTGTGAGCTGCACAGGTacgaggaggcggagcttctGGTGGACTCCTCCCTGGAGTTCTACTCCTTCTATGACGACCGCGTCAAGAGGAAGGAGCTGGAGTACTTTGGCCTGTCAGCCACCATGTTGGACCGCAACTACAGGAGGGCCTACGGCTACATAAG gCTGATGCTGATGGACAGTGTGGATCGGCCTCAGCTGTGGAACGTCTTTAATCAGGTGACCATCCACTCCCAGGACGTGCGGCACCATCGCTTCTGCCTGCGGCTGATGCTGAAGAACCCTGAGAACCACGCGCTGTGCGTGCTCAACGGCCACAACGGCTTCGTCTCGGGCAGCTTCAAGCACGCGCTCG GGCAGTACATGCAGGCTTTCCGCACCAGACCCAACGAGCCGCTCTATAACCTGTGCATCGGGCTCACCTTCTTCCACATGGCCTCGCAGAAGTTTGTGGTCAAGCGCCACCCCctcctgctgcag GGCTTCTCCTTCCTGACGCGATACTCGGAGCTCCGTGGCCACTCCCAGGAGAGCCTGTACAACATAGGCCGCGCCCTGCAACAGCTGGGGCTGTCACATCTGGCCATACACTACTACCAGAAGGCcctgaacacccccccaccctcactggAG GGTATTGAAGACGACCAGGTAGACTTGCGCCGAGAAATTGCCTTCAACCTGTCACTCATATACCAGGCAAGTGGTAACAAAGAGATGGTGCGCCACCTTCTGTACACCTACTGCACCATCTGA